In the Phycisphaerae bacterium genome, one interval contains:
- a CDS encoding cyclase family protein, with amino-acid sequence MSRLIDISPPLDPALAVWPGDTPLSRQVLLDMARGDNLTLSSLTATVHLGAHADAPSHYGKDAATIEQRALELYLGPCEVVRVAAQRGRRLGLDALPPRITTERVLFATGTFPDPRNWNKDFAAFEPALIDALASRGVRLVGIDTPSVDLFDSKDLPSHQALLRNDMAVLEGLVLTNVPAGVYELISLPLKLVGFDASPVRAVLRKTEC; translated from the coding sequence ATGTCGCGCCTCATCGACATCAGTCCGCCGTTGGATCCCGCTCTGGCTGTCTGGCCGGGCGATACCCCCCTATCGCGCCAAGTGCTGCTGGACATGGCCCGCGGCGACAACCTGACACTTTCCTCCCTTACCGCGACGGTTCATTTGGGAGCACACGCAGACGCCCCAAGCCACTACGGGAAGGATGCGGCGACGATCGAGCAGCGGGCGCTGGAGCTCTATCTTGGGCCATGCGAAGTCGTGCGTGTTGCCGCCCAGCGGGGCCGGAGGTTGGGACTCGATGCCCTGCCGCCCCGGATCACCACGGAGCGCGTTCTGTTTGCCACGGGAACGTTTCCGGACCCGCGGAACTGGAACAAGGACTTCGCGGCGTTCGAGCCGGCGCTGATCGATGCCCTGGCTTCGCGCGGCGTCCGGCTGGTGGGCATCGATACGCCGAGCGTGGACCTGTTCGATTCGAAGGACCTGCCGTCGCATCAGGCGTTGCTGCGGAATGACATGGCCGTGCTTGAGGGACTTGTTCTCACCAACGTTCCGGCCGGTGTGTACGAGCTGATCTCCCTGCCGCTCAAGCTGGTGGGTTTCGATGCGAGTCCCGTGCGGGCGGTGCTACGGAAGACGGAATGCTGA
- a CDS encoding ADP-ribosylglycohydrolase family protein, with product MNPASCSNTDSLDRAWLSLEGLSLGDAFGECFFDPSMRESLESRELPDGPWFYTDDTMMAWSVVDVLAEHGTVNQDRLAQLFADRFRKQPNRGYGAATIGLLERVATGFGWRSEAARLFDGDGSMGNGGAMRAAPVGAYFADDLDRVVSEAKASAAVTHAHPEGQAGAIAIAVAAAMAWRTRDDSNQASGVLLRKAYDLTPDGLTRDGIGRAMEVGPTATSQDVAVALGSGQRLLASDTVPYAIWCAGRHLTDFEEALWNTAAGLGDVDTTCAVVGGIVALAVGGEELPREWLRRREPLEK from the coding sequence ATGAATCCAGCAAGCTGCAGCAACACTGACTCTCTGGATCGTGCCTGGCTTTCGCTGGAGGGCCTGTCGCTTGGCGATGCTTTCGGCGAGTGCTTCTTCGATCCGTCCATGCGCGAGTCCCTTGAGAGCCGGGAGTTGCCCGACGGACCGTGGTTCTACACCGACGACACGATGATGGCCTGGAGCGTTGTGGATGTGCTGGCCGAACATGGGACGGTTAATCAGGATCGGCTCGCGCAGCTCTTCGCCGACAGGTTTCGCAAGCAGCCGAATCGTGGGTATGGTGCAGCAACTATTGGACTGTTGGAGCGCGTGGCCACCGGATTCGGCTGGCGAAGTGAAGCCGCCCGCCTCTTTGATGGCGACGGATCGATGGGGAATGGCGGGGCAATGCGCGCTGCGCCAGTCGGTGCCTACTTTGCCGATGACCTCGACCGCGTTGTCTCTGAGGCAAAGGCCTCCGCTGCGGTCACACATGCCCATCCCGAGGGCCAAGCTGGTGCCATCGCAATTGCTGTGGCGGCTGCCATGGCATGGCGCACGCGCGATGACTCAAACCAGGCGAGCGGTGTCCTACTCAGAAAAGCCTACGACTTGACTCCCGATGGTCTGACCCGCGACGGTATCGGGCGGGCTATGGAAGTTGGCCCGACAGCTACGTCGCAAGATGTTGCCGTCGCTCTGGGGAGTGGCCAGAGGCTTCTCGCATCCGACACGGTTCCTTACGCGATCTGGTGCGCCGGCCGTCATCTCACCGATTTCGAGGAGGCATTATGGAACACCGCAGCAGGCCTGGGCGACGTTGACACCACTTGCGCCGTGGTCGGTGGGATTGTGGCATTGGCCGTTGGCGGTGAAGAGCTACCAAGGGAATGGTTGCGCCGTCGCGAGCCGCTGGAAAAGTGA
- a CDS encoding glycosyltransferase family 2 protein, translating to MKLTVVIPVFNEADTLELLLARVIAVDVGMPKQIVIVDDASNDGTRDLYPRIKARWPDQDLVVKLQSVNRGKGAALREGFQLATGDIILIQDADLEYNPEDYGYLLKPIIEDRADVVYGSRFRGGAAHRVDRFWHMIGNRMITLASNMFTNLNLTDMETCYKVFRREVLDGLKLRCNRFDFEPEFTAKVSRRSRQGRHWRVYEVGISYAGRARDEGKKISWLDGFPALWAIIRFRFFD from the coding sequence ATGAAGCTCACCGTCGTCATCCCTGTCTTCAACGAAGCCGACACGCTCGAGCTGCTGCTCGCCCGCGTCATCGCCGTCGACGTGGGCATGCCCAAGCAGATCGTCATTGTCGACGACGCCTCCAATGACGGCACGCGGGACCTCTACCCGCGGATCAAGGCCCGCTGGCCGGATCAGGACCTCGTCGTCAAACTTCAATCGGTCAACCGGGGGAAGGGGGCGGCGCTTCGCGAGGGATTCCAGCTCGCCACCGGCGACATCATTCTCATTCAGGACGCCGACCTGGAGTACAACCCGGAAGACTACGGCTACCTGCTCAAGCCCATTATCGAGGACCGCGCCGACGTGGTATACGGCTCGCGGTTTCGCGGCGGCGCCGCCCACCGCGTCGATCGCTTCTGGCACATGATCGGCAACCGCATGATCACCCTCGCCTCAAACATGTTCACCAACCTCAACCTGACGGACATGGAGACCTGCTACAAGGTCTTCCGCCGCGAGGTGCTCGACGGCCTGAAACTCCGCTGCAACCGTTTCGACTTCGAGCCGGAGTTCACCGCCAAGGTCTCCCGCCGCAGTCGCCAGGGCCGGCATTGGCGGGTCTACGAAGTGGGCATCAGCTACGCCGGCCGGGCCCGCGACGAGGGCAAGAAAATCAGTTGGCTCGACGGCTTTCCCGCCCTCTGGGCGATCATTCGGTTTCGGTTTTTTGATTGA